A window of Acidobacteriota bacterium contains these coding sequences:
- a CDS encoding secondary thiamine-phosphate synthase enzyme YjbQ, producing the protein MEIQVVSQKRCEAADVTRNVQQACRQWGGTGAVLVYCPHTTCGVGVNERSDPTVAGDLLKWLEERVPPDAPYGHAEGNADAHIKALVAGSQVLIPVRQGNLLLGRWQGLFLFEFDGPRHRTLWLTFLPGE; encoded by the coding sequence ATGGAGATCCAGGTCGTCTCGCAGAAGCGCTGCGAGGCCGCGGACGTGACCCGGAACGTCCAGCAGGCTTGCAGGCAATGGGGGGGCACGGGGGCCGTTCTGGTGTACTGCCCGCATACCACCTGCGGGGTGGGAGTGAACGAGAGGTCCGACCCGACGGTGGCGGGCGATCTCCTCAAGTGGCTCGAGGAGCGCGTGCCGCCGGACGCCCCGTACGGCCACGCGGAGGGAAACGCCGACGCCCACATCAAGGCCCTCGTGGCGGGAAGCCAGGTGCTCATTCCCGTGCGGCAGGGCAATCTTCTCCTGGGCCGGTGGCAGGGATTGTTCCTCTTCGAATTCGACGGTCCGCGGCACCGGACACTCTGGCTCACGTTCCTGCCGGGGGAGTGA
- the purH gene encoding bifunctional phosphoribosylaminoimidazolecarboxamide formyltransferase/IMP cyclohydrolase, producing the protein MTTIPIRRALVSVSRKDGLQEFCSFLARSGVEILSTGGTAKALREAGVPVVDVAAYTGSPEVMEGRVKTLHPRVHGGILARRTPEHLAELDRLGGKPIDLVVVNLYPFERVVASPGASIPEAVENIDIGGPSMVRSAAKNFESVAVVVDPSDYPSLMREMEAQGGLTLATRLRLSSKAFERTARYDGAISRYLSSVRAEGKDLTRNGGTFPDFLPLFFRKVQDLRYGENPQQEAAFFAEGDRFLPALRQHQGKELSFNNLLDLNGAWTLACELPAPACAIIKHTNPCGVGLGASASAAFERAKATDPLSAFGGIVAFNVPCDALAAQSLSDLFLEIVAAPSYDAKALEILSRKKNLRVLEMKDQDPFPGWDFKRVAGGLLVQTQDLPGAAEERRVCTKRSPTEEEARGLELMWKVCKHVKSNAIVIGDAEGTVGVGAGQMSRVDSVKIARDKAYRDPKGCVAASDAFFPFPDGVEELAAAGVTAVIQPGGSIRDNEVVEAANRLGLAMVFTGTRHFRHG; encoded by the coding sequence ATGACGACGATCCCCATTCGACGAGCCCTCGTCTCCGTTTCCCGCAAGGACGGTCTCCAGGAGTTCTGCTCCTTCCTGGCCCGATCCGGCGTCGAAATCCTCTCCACGGGAGGAACGGCCAAGGCACTCCGCGAGGCGGGGGTCCCGGTCGTGGACGTGGCCGCTTACACCGGCTCTCCCGAGGTCATGGAGGGACGGGTCAAGACCCTCCACCCAAGGGTCCACGGCGGCATCCTGGCCCGGCGCACGCCGGAACACCTGGCCGAACTGGACCGCCTGGGGGGGAAGCCCATCGACCTCGTGGTGGTGAACCTCTACCCCTTCGAGCGGGTCGTGGCCAGCCCCGGCGCCTCCATCCCGGAGGCGGTGGAGAACATCGACATCGGCGGTCCCTCCATGGTTCGTTCGGCGGCGAAGAATTTCGAGAGCGTGGCCGTGGTGGTGGACCCCTCCGATTACCCCTCCCTGATGCGGGAAATGGAGGCCCAGGGGGGGCTGACCCTGGCCACCCGCCTTCGCCTTTCCTCCAAGGCTTTCGAGCGAACGGCGCGTTATGACGGCGCCATTTCACGGTATCTCTCGTCGGTCCGGGCGGAGGGCAAGGACCTCACGCGGAACGGGGGGACCTTTCCCGACTTCCTGCCCCTGTTCTTCCGGAAAGTGCAGGACCTTCGCTACGGGGAAAACCCCCAGCAGGAGGCGGCCTTTTTCGCCGAGGGCGACCGCTTCCTTCCGGCCCTGAGGCAGCACCAGGGGAAGGAGCTTTCCTTCAACAACCTCCTCGACCTCAACGGCGCCTGGACCCTCGCCTGCGAGCTGCCCGCCCCCGCCTGCGCCATCATCAAGCACACGAACCCGTGCGGGGTCGGGCTGGGCGCGAGCGCCTCCGCCGCCTTCGAGCGGGCCAAGGCCACGGATCCCCTCTCGGCCTTCGGCGGCATCGTGGCCTTCAACGTCCCGTGCGACGCCCTCGCGGCCCAGTCTCTCTCGGACCTCTTCCTCGAGATCGTGGCGGCGCCGTCGTACGACGCCAAGGCGCTGGAGATCCTGTCGAGAAAGAAGAACCTCCGCGTCCTCGAAATGAAGGACCAGGACCCCTTCCCAGGGTGGGACTTCAAACGCGTGGCCGGCGGCCTTCTTGTCCAGACCCAGGACCTTCCTGGGGCGGCCGAGGAGCGGCGGGTCTGCACCAAGCGGTCCCCCACGGAAGAGGAGGCCCGGGGCCTCGAGCTCATGTGGAAGGTCTGCAAGCACGTCAAGAGCAACGCCATCGTCATCGGGGACGCCGAGGGTACGGTGGGCGTTGGCGCGGGTCAAATGAGCCGCGTGGACTCGGTGAAGATCGCGCGCGACAAGGCCTACCGGGACCCCAAGGGGTGCGTCGCGGCCTCGGATGCCTTTTTCCCCTTCCCGGACGGAGTGGAGGAGCTCGCGGCGGCCGGAGTGACGGCCGTGATCCAGCCGGGAGGGAGCATCCGGGACAACGAAGTGGTCGAGGCGGCCAACCGCCTGGGCCTCGCCATGGTCTTCACGGGCACGAGGCACTTCCGCCATGGCTAG
- a CDS encoding sigma-54 dependent transcriptional regulator, with protein sequence MATVLIVDDEAEIRDALREILERQGYAVREASSASAALSVLQREPPPDVALVDLRLPDREGTAVLEAVRNQALPTSVVMISGHGTIPAAVAAVRSGAFDFLQKPLDRDRLLITVRNASHQSALRRMASESEAGAFLTASPAMEAVLQEARKLAASPAPLLIQGETGSGKEVLARWIHARSPQAMGPFVALNCAALPESLAESELFGHVKGAFTGAEAPRKGKFQAADGGILFLDEVGDLPLPLQAKLLRSLEDGSVEPVGADRPVAVRVRVLAATHRDLRNRSRDGAFREDLLYRIAGLLLRVPPLRERPEDLPLLAQHFLDEARLRQGWPASPLPGSFLKALKEYSWPGNVRELRWAVERAALLSGPGLPEPGHLPPEVRQGRTGSPPGSLEGVRQDAESRAISEALEKARGNVAAAARLLHLSRSRLYERLSELGLDPSGFRPRRGRSGDPSRVPPS encoded by the coding sequence ATGGCGACCGTTCTCATCGTCGACGACGAAGCCGAAATCCGAGACGCCTTGCGGGAAATCCTCGAGCGGCAGGGGTACGCCGTCCGGGAGGCATCGAGCGCCTCGGCCGCCCTCTCCGTTCTTCAAAGGGAGCCCCCTCCAGACGTGGCCCTGGTGGACCTCCGTCTCCCCGATCGCGAGGGCACGGCCGTTCTGGAGGCCGTCCGTAACCAGGCCCTGCCCACGTCCGTCGTGATGATCTCCGGCCACGGCACCATTCCCGCCGCGGTGGCCGCCGTCCGATCCGGCGCCTTCGACTTCCTCCAGAAGCCCCTCGACCGGGACCGCCTCCTCATCACGGTGCGGAACGCCTCCCACCAGTCGGCGCTTCGGCGGATGGCCTCCGAGTCGGAGGCGGGCGCCTTCTTGACGGCCTCCCCCGCCATGGAGGCCGTCCTTCAGGAAGCCCGAAAACTGGCCGCCTCTCCCGCCCCCCTGCTGATTCAGGGCGAGACGGGATCGGGCAAGGAAGTCCTCGCCCGGTGGATCCACGCCCGGAGCCCTCAGGCCATGGGCCCCTTCGTCGCCCTCAACTGCGCCGCTCTCCCCGAGAGCCTCGCCGAGTCCGAGCTCTTCGGCCACGTCAAGGGCGCCTTCACAGGAGCCGAGGCCCCGCGGAAGGGGAAATTCCAGGCCGCCGACGGGGGCATCCTCTTCCTGGACGAGGTGGGAGATCTGCCTCTCCCCCTCCAGGCCAAGCTTCTGAGGTCCCTCGAGGACGGATCCGTGGAGCCGGTGGGGGCCGACCGGCCGGTGGCCGTCCGTGTCCGGGTTCTGGCCGCCACCCACCGGGACCTCCGAAACCGTTCCAGGGACGGGGCCTTTCGGGAGGACCTCCTCTACCGGATCGCCGGGCTCCTGCTCCGCGTGCCCCCTTTGAGGGAGCGGCCGGAGGACTTGCCCCTCCTCGCCCAGCATTTCCTCGACGAGGCGCGCCTGCGCCAGGGCTGGCCGGCATCCCCGCTCCCCGGGTCCTTTCTGAAGGCCCTGAAGGAGTACTCCTGGCCGGGAAACGTGCGGGAGCTCCGGTGGGCCGTGGAGAGGGCCGCCCTTCTCTCGGGCCCGGGCCTCCCCGAACCCGGCCACCTGCCTCCCGAGGTCCGGCAGGGGAGGACCGGCTCGCCTCCCGGGTCCCTGGAGGGGGTGCGCCAGGACGCCGAGTCCCGGGCCATCTCCGAGGCCCTGGAGAAGGCCCGCGGGAACGTGGCGGCCGCGGCGCGCCTTCTGCATCTGAGCCGGTCACGGCTCTACGAGCGTCTCTCCGAGTTGGGGCTCGACCCCTCCGGGTTCCGGCCCCGGAGGGGGCGCTCCGGTGACCCTTCCCGGGTCCCCCCTTCCTAG
- the ttcA gene encoding tRNA 2-thiocytidine(32) synthetase TtcA: MAGIPATGVKLERILLHRVGKAVADFGLIREGDHLAVALSGGKDSFGLLRLLHLLKRRSPIRFEITAVTVHNGSEFFQSGLLEDYLRREAIPFHLERTDITRIVEEKRRPGSPYCSLCARLRRGALYGAAAALGCNKLALGHHLDDAAETLLMNLFFEGSIRSMPPKLLAENGRITVIRPLLYVTESMLADYAAESGFPLIDCGCWLCGTQDQERARMKALVRDVAERYPQVRRSVLSALGRVEARFLMDRSLYDFEKEELRRAPHEGN, translated from the coding sequence ATGGCAGGGATCCCGGCCACCGGAGTCAAACTCGAACGCATCCTCCTCCACCGGGTGGGAAAGGCGGTGGCGGACTTCGGTCTGATCCGGGAGGGGGATCACCTGGCGGTGGCCCTCTCGGGCGGGAAGGACTCCTTCGGCCTCCTCCGACTCCTCCATCTTCTAAAGAGGCGCTCGCCCATCCGGTTCGAAATCACGGCGGTCACGGTCCACAACGGCAGCGAGTTCTTCCAGTCCGGACTCCTCGAGGACTACCTGAGGAGGGAGGCGATCCCGTTCCACCTGGAGCGCACCGACATCACCCGAATCGTCGAGGAGAAGCGTCGTCCGGGCTCTCCCTACTGCTCCCTGTGCGCGCGCCTGAGGCGGGGGGCCCTCTACGGAGCCGCCGCGGCGCTCGGGTGCAACAAGCTGGCCCTCGGGCACCACCTGGACGATGCCGCCGAGACCCTGCTCATGAACCTCTTTTTCGAGGGGTCCATCCGGTCCATGCCGCCGAAGCTCCTGGCGGAAAACGGCCGGATCACGGTGATTCGCCCGCTCCTCTACGTCACCGAATCCATGCTGGCCGACTACGCGGCCGAATCCGGGTTCCCGCTCATTGACTGCGGGTGCTGGCTGTGCGGAACGCAAGACCAGGAGCGAGCCCGCATGAAGGCCCTCGTGCGGGACGTCGCCGAGCGGTACCCCCAGGTCCGGCGTTCCGTCCTTTCCGCGCTCGGCCGGGTGGAGGCTCGATTCCTCATGGACCGCTCCCTGTACGATTTCGAGAAGGAGGAGCTCCGCCGTGCGCCCCATGAAGGAAACTGA
- a CDS encoding RNA methyltransferase, whose protein sequence is MARGRVSRPRAGASGAWERLAPFATEARLERIEQVLGSRTLGIALVLDRLYDPHNLSAILRTAEAFGLQEVHLSESWPDSTNPQVALGAERWLTLRRWPDPGLLLNDLRARGFTLALTSPEGGGVPPETFDPPGPVALVLGNEREGAAPFWESNADVRLTLPLRGFVRSLNVSVAAGIFLWSLSGQQALRVPLPEETASALRDRWIRASVPNAEGILRHLGARGETSAEGE, encoded by the coding sequence ATGGCCAGAGGTCGAGTCTCCAGACCGCGCGCTGGCGCCTCCGGGGCGTGGGAACGGCTGGCGCCCTTCGCCACCGAGGCCCGCCTGGAGCGCATCGAGCAGGTCTTGGGAAGCCGGACATTGGGGATCGCGCTGGTCCTCGACCGCCTCTACGATCCCCACAATCTCTCGGCCATCTTGAGGACCGCCGAGGCCTTCGGGCTCCAGGAGGTCCACCTCTCCGAGTCATGGCCCGACTCGACGAACCCCCAGGTGGCCCTCGGGGCCGAGCGGTGGCTCACTCTCCGGCGGTGGCCCGATCCTGGGCTCCTCCTGAATGACCTGCGCGCGCGCGGCTTCACTCTGGCGCTCACGAGCCCGGAAGGAGGCGGCGTTCCTCCCGAAACCTTCGATCCTCCCGGTCCCGTGGCCCTCGTCCTGGGCAACGAGCGCGAGGGAGCCGCGCCCTTTTGGGAATCCAACGCGGACGTAAGACTCACCCTGCCGTTGAGGGGATTCGTTCGAAGCCTCAACGTATCCGTGGCCGCGGGGATTTTCTTGTGGTCCCTGTCGGGCCAGCAAGCCCTTCGGGTCCCCCTCCCGGAGGAGACGGCCTCCGCCCTGAGAGACCGGTGGATCCGGGCGAGCGTTCCCAACGCCGAGGGGATCCTCCGCCACCTCGGGGCGCGTGGCGAGACCTCAGCCGAAGGGGAGTAA
- a CDS encoding outer membrane lipoprotein carrier protein LolA encodes MARRPLVPALVLLLALASQAAAPPSAPSADRAKIEALLTTMNTVQKGLQTLRVSFVQTNHFQMLAKPQVLKGTLILRKPDTALYAYTYPSRLSYLVKDGDLLMVDEASKKVVVQDIRRHQNKIMRYLAVGQPIDELTRHFQVGTLGEVNGSMHLELVPLKARAKRKISALHFWVDTKTALLTALEIIEPEGDRIRFEFSGWVTNPVLTDADFKVEIPKGAKVQRQLLDVDQPFGN; translated from the coding sequence ATGGCTAGGCGGCCGCTGGTTCCCGCCCTGGTCCTCCTCCTGGCCCTGGCCTCGCAGGCGGCGGCGCCTCCGTCTGCCCCCTCCGCGGACCGTGCGAAGATCGAGGCCCTTCTGACCACCATGAACACGGTCCAGAAGGGTCTGCAGACCCTGCGCGTTTCCTTCGTCCAGACCAACCACTTCCAGATGCTCGCCAAGCCGCAGGTGCTCAAGGGGACGCTCATCCTCAGGAAGCCGGATACGGCCCTGTACGCCTACACGTACCCCAGCCGCCTCTCGTACCTCGTGAAGGACGGCGACCTCCTGATGGTGGACGAGGCCTCCAAGAAGGTGGTGGTCCAGGACATCCGCCGCCACCAGAACAAGATCATGAGGTACCTGGCGGTGGGTCAGCCCATCGACGAACTCACCCGCCACTTCCAGGTGGGCACGCTCGGAGAGGTCAACGGTTCCATGCACCTCGAGCTGGTCCCTCTGAAGGCCCGCGCCAAGCGGAAGATCTCCGCGCTTCATTTCTGGGTGGACACGAAGACGGCACTCCTCACGGCCCTGGAAATCATCGAGCCCGAAGGCGACCGGATCCGGTTCGAATTCTCGGGCTGGGTCACCAACCCCGTCCTCACGGACGCGGATTTCAAGGTGGAGATCCCCAAAGGGGCAAAGGTTCAGCGCCAGCTCCTGGACGTGGACCAGCCCTTCGGGAACTAG
- a CDS encoding ferredoxin: MADANLKVSENVPGKWFVDENCIACDSCISIAPDHFQMNEDSTHAFVSKQPETAEEEQLCEDAKASCPSESIGNDGE; this comes from the coding sequence ATGGCCGACGCTAACCTGAAGGTTTCTGAAAACGTTCCCGGCAAGTGGTTCGTGGATGAGAACTGCATCGCGTGCGACTCCTGCATTTCCATCGCCCCCGATCACTTCCAGATGAACGAGGATTCGACCCACGCCTTCGTCTCCAAGCAGCCCGAGACGGCCGAGGAGGAGCAGCTCTGCGAGGACGCCAAGGCCTCCTGCCCCTCCGAGTCCATCGGAAACGACGGCGAGTAA
- a CDS encoding septal ring lytic transglycosylase RlpA family protein yields MTAGRKWRLTADVGSVVLVATLLACGGGRRARGPEAVPRRERVQEGVASWYGKDFHGRPTASGETYDMNGLSAAHRTLPLGTRARVKNLENGREVELKINDRGPFVRGRILDCSYGAAKALGFAGQGLARVRIEVLERGRGRPRGVPPSGEILPGAGGPPGSVLDGSFTVQVGAFLNPDNAVRLRDRLAESHPDAYVIRFHDFYRVRVGHVRTEDEAETLLERLARTGLEGFVTRNE; encoded by the coding sequence GTGACCGCGGGGCGAAAATGGCGCCTGACCGCGGACGTGGGGTCCGTGGTTCTGGTCGCCACGCTCTTGGCCTGCGGAGGGGGAAGGCGCGCCAGGGGACCGGAGGCGGTTCCCCGGCGGGAACGGGTTCAGGAAGGCGTGGCTTCATGGTACGGAAAGGACTTCCACGGCCGGCCCACGGCCTCGGGCGAGACCTACGACATGAACGGGCTTTCGGCGGCCCACCGGACCCTCCCCTTGGGGACGAGGGCGCGGGTGAAAAACCTGGAGAACGGGCGGGAAGTGGAATTGAAAATCAATGACCGCGGACCTTTCGTGCGGGGCCGGATCCTGGACTGTTCCTACGGGGCCGCCAAGGCCCTCGGCTTCGCGGGACAAGGGCTCGCTCGCGTCCGGATCGAGGTCCTCGAGCGGGGACGGGGCCGGCCCCGCGGCGTCCCGCCCTCGGGGGAGATCCTGCCGGGCGCCGGTGGACCGCCCGGATCCGTGCTGGACGGCTCCTTCACGGTTCAGGTGGGGGCCTTCCTGAATCCGGACAACGCGGTCCGGCTCCGGGACCGGCTCGCGGAGAGCCATCCGGATGCCTACGTGATCCGTTTCCACGACTTCTATCGCGTGAGAGTGGGACACGTCCGCACGGAGGACGAAGCGGAGACACTCCTCGAACGGCTGGCCCGGACGGGCCTCGAGGGGTTCGTCACCCGCAACGAATGA